The Rathayibacter caricis DSM 15933 genomic sequence CGCGGCGTCGTTCCTGCTGATCTGCACAACTGTGCTGAAGGCGCCGAGGGAGTAGAGCAGGTCCTGATTGATCACGGCCCGTGCGACGTCGGGGCGCGTCCATTCGACCGAGCGGACATGGTTGAGGGTGTCCGTGCCAGGAACGTATTCGTATCGGCCGGTCACCGTGCCGAAGGCGAGACGACTCTGCTGCTTTAGCGGAAGCACGACGAGATCACCGACAGCCATTCTGTTGGCGAATGCGTTCAGCTGCGCGGCGTAGTTGCCCACTGCTTTGTCAGACTTGCCGGGCATCACCGGGGCAAGAAGCGCGCGCATCGCGGACAGGTCCGTCGCCGGGCTCAGGTCTCCGACCTCGGCGAAGTCAACGGCGGTGCATCCGTGATCGAGCATCCACTGGTCGTAGAACCAGTTCTTCGAGCCACGAACCAGCCAGGCTCTCGGCTCGGTCGTCTCGCCCATGACATCCATCCTTCCGTTCGTGGAGTAGTCGACGCTGCTAGCTGAGCAACGGTGGCAGTGTCGCCATCACCGCGGCGGCGCGATCCCTCTCGTCGAACGGGCCCGGCAAACGGAAGACCATAGCCCCCCACTCCGTCCGGCCAGCTTGCAGGCCGGGTCTGCCCTCGTCGCCGAGTAGCGCCCCTACAGGATGGCGGAAGACGCAGATGACGAGCGGGACGTCGAGAGCTGCGAGCTTGTCGTTCAAGGTGCGGCGGCCGTACTCGATCTCGATCGCGCCGACCCCGCCCTCACTCCTCGTGGGACGCTTCACGACGTCCGTGAAGCCGATCCCTGCAGCGAGCGCGACTTCCTCAAAGTGCCGAGCCGGTGGGCGCGACATCACCCCCGCATCGACCAGACGACCGAGCTGACGCTGCCCCGTCTTTCCTTGGTAATAGTGTCCTGCATCGACACTCGCTGGCGCCGGGTTCAGCCCGACGACCACTGCGCGGAGAGACTCGGGCCAGACATCCGCCAGGGTGAGCACCTCTTCGCCCAGCCACTCCTGGACCGACTGGTAGCCGAGAAGAGGAGCCCTCATGAGGCGCGAATGTCGCGGACTCTCGCGGCCGGGAGTTGCATGAAGCACGTCGAGCACTCATCGGTCACCCTCTCACACTAGTGAGCCCGACCACCATGAAGGCCGATCGCCATCGAAGGGATGCTGGAAGTCCCGGCCGGGAACGGCATGCCCGCGACGAGGTCGACGAACGATTCACCACCGGTCTCGACACGTTCCGCGCGCAGTGAGACCGTCCCGGTGTTGGAGATGGACGTGAGAACGTCGGGCATCCGGCTGAGCGCCCCCTCAGAAGCATGCGGTGACGCACGGGTCGTGCAGCGACATCCGCGGTCAACCGCATCTCAACCGGGGTGACTGCGCCATCTAGGTCACGGGATCGACGCCCGTCGGAGCCACGGAAACCCTCGCCTAGCTTCTACATGGCGGGGGTTTCTCTCGTTTCCGGGGACGTTCGCGGGGCTCGCCCGCCGCGCCGTTCGCCCAGGGTCGCTGCGTAGCCTGGTGAGGCCATGAATCCCGCCGCCTTCCCGCCGCCCGATCCCTCGACCGTCGCTCCTGAGGAGCCCGCGGTCGTCTCCACCGGCGGATGGCCGGCCCCGCACCAGGCCTTCGAGCCGCAGCCGTCGGTCGATACGCCGTACTCGTCGCTCCTCTACCTCCCCGATCCGCGGGTGCGCTGGGGGCTGCCGACGGCGGTGCTGACCATCGCCGGGATCGTGCTGCCGCTCGCGGTGCTGATCGTGCTGTTCGGGCTCGGCGTGCTCCCCTACTCCCCCGCGCTGGCCTTCGCCGGCGCGTTCGGCAGCTACCTCATCGGGCTCGTCGTGCCGGTGCTCGCCTCGCGGCTGCGCGGGCTGAAGTCGCTCGCCCGCGACTACGGGCTGACGTTCCGCTGGATCGACGTGCCGATCGGCATTGGGCTCGGGATCGCCGTGCGGATCGTGATCGTCCTCGTGCTGATCGGGTTCTCGCCGTTCCTCCAGGAGGCGCAGGGCAACCTCGCGCTCGAGCCCGACCCGGTGTGGTTCGTGCTGAGCTCGGTGGTCATCCCCGTCGTCGTCGCGCCGATCGTCGAGGAGATCCTGTGCCGCGGCGTCGTGATGCGGGCGGTGCGCAACCGGATGCTGCGGACGAAGGCCGAGGCCGCTCCTCCGACGCGGGGGCGGCGCGTCTGGGCGGCGGTCTTCAGCATCGTCGCGTCGACGCTCGTCTTCGCGCTGCTGCACGGGCACCAGATGGTGAACCCGGCGACCATCGTCACGCTCGGAGTGACGACCGTCGTCGCCGGCCTCGCCCACGGCTGGATCGCGACGGCGACCGGGCGGCTGGGCGCGGCGATCATCTCGCACGCGACGCTGAACGGCAGCGCGGTGCTGCTGCTGGTGCTGGTGACGGCGCTGGGCTGAGCGAAGCGTCGGGCCCCGACTCCTGGCGGTGGGGGATCTCGATACGCCGCTGCGCGGCTACTCGATCAGCAGGCAGGCAGGCAGGCAGGCGCGGACCGAGACCCGTGACCTCCTGGAGATGGGGGATCTCGATACGCCGCTGTGCGGCTGCTCGATCAGCAGGCGGCGGCGCACCCTGCTGGTCGAGTAGCGCCGCAGGCGCGTATCGAGACCCACGGTGTCCGGAGGTGCGCGATCTCGCTGGACCTCAGACGTCGAGGGCGCGCAGGGGCGGGCGCTCGATCGGGAGCTCGCCGCGGACCTGCTTGTGCAGGCGCTCCATGTCGGCGTCGAGGGCGGCGGCGGTGCGGGCGGCGTCGGCCAGGCCGTCGAGCAGCTCGGAGGGCACCTGGCGGTCGTACTTGTAGTAGATCTTGTGCTCGAGGCTGGCCCAGAAGTCCATCGCGATGGTGCGGAACTGGACCTCGACGCAGACGTCGACGGAGCCTCCCGAGAGGAACACCGGCACCTCGACGATCGCGTGCAGGCTCTTGTAGCCGTTCTCCTTCGGCGACGCGATGTAGTCCTTCACCTCGAGGACGGTCACGTCGGACTGCGAGGTGAGCAGGTCGAAGACGCGGTAGACGTCCGAGACGAAGCTGCAGGTGATCCGCACGCCCGCGATGTCGGTGATCGCTCCCGAGATGCCCTCGAACGTGGTGTCGCAGCCCTTGCGCTCGATCTTCTCGATGAGGCTGTCGGCCGACTTCAACCGGCTCGAGACGTGCTCGATAGGGTTGTACTCCTGCAGCTCGCGGAACTCCTCCTGCAGGATCGACACCTTGGTGACGATCTCGTCCATGCCGAACTTGTACTGGAGCATGAACCGCGCGAAGTCGTCGCGCAGCGCCCGGATCTCGGCGACGGTGCCCGCGTCGAGCGCCTGCGCCCCGGCGTCCGAGAGCGGAGGGACGGGCGAGGGGTCGGGCGAGCGCGGATCCACAGTCGGACACCCTACGCGGACCCGCCCGCCGGGCCGGTGTGAGGTCGGCATGGATCCCCTCACGGCCGCGGCCGCGATACTGAATGCCGTGAGCACCGCCGACTCCGCCGCCGCGCCTGCTGCCGCCTATCCCCCGCCCGATCCGGACACCCTGGTGCCCGGGCGGCCGCCGCGGCGCCGACTCTCGCGCACGGGACGCCGGGTGGTCGCGGGCGGTGCGGCCCTCCTCCTGCTGGCCGGCGGGGGCACGACCGCGGTCCTCGTCCGCGACGCGCTGTCGGAGCAGAGGTACGAGGAGGCGGCGGAGCGGTTCGAGCGGACCGCCGCCGAGCACGACCGTGCGGCGGCCTCGTGGCAGGCGCTCGAGGACTCGGTGGAGGGCGAGACGGCCGACATCCGGCCGGCGCTCGACGAGGCGGGCGACGCGGCCGTCGATCCCGCCGCCCGGGACGCGTACCGAGCGGCGATCGACGCCGTCGTGGACGCGGCGGACGACGTGCCGGTCGCCGAGCCGGTGACGGACGATGCCCCGGAGGCTCCGGAGGGCGCGGACGAGCGCTTCGCCGCGGCCGACGCTCTCGACTCCGACTCCGACGCGCTCGCCTCCGAGGCCGCCGACCAGGACGAGCAGCGGGAGCGCATCCGCCCCCTGCTCGCCGCCGTGACGGACGCCGCGACCGCGTTCACGGAGAGCACCGCGGCGACGGCCGACGCGCTGGTGGCGAGCAGCACCGCGGCGTCGCGCCAGTCCCGCTGGCTCGTCGAGCGGGCGCTCTACGGCTACGGCTCCGAGCGGGCGGCGGTGCGCCTCTCGGAGCCCACCGCTCTGCGGGCCTACCTCGCGCAGGCCGAGGTGATGCGGGTGTCGCAGGAGGAGGGGCTCGCCGAGCGCGCCGCCCCGGACTGGCCGCGGAAGCAGCAGGTGCTCGACTTCGCCGCCTCGATCTCGGGCGGCGTCCCGATCGACATCGAGTGGCGCGAGAGCATCGAGATCGCCGGCACGGCCTACGGCGACCGCGACTCCGGTGCGGGGCTCGCGACGTGGAGTCTGCAGGAGGGAGCGCCGTCGCAGATCCAGCTCACCGAGAGCATCCAGCGCTACTGGGACGCGAGCTGGACGGTGGGCCTGGTCGCGCACGAGGTCGGCCACTCCATCACGTCGAAGGAGAGCTGCTACGACCTGTACCGCGCGGCGCCGTTCGACGGCGACGACGAGAAGTGGGCGACGGCGTGGGCGCTCTCGCTGGGGTACACCGACGGGTCGGGCGTCGAGCCGTACGGCTACCCGGGCGAGGACGCGATCGCGGTCGCCGCGGGATGCCGCTGACGCGTCCTAGCCTGGAGCGATGAGCTCCGAGCCGCGTCCGCTGCGCTACTGCGCGTTCGTCATGAACACCGCCTCCCACATCCAGCACGGACTGTGGCGGCATCCGGAGGCGCGGCAGCACGAGTTCGACGACGTGCAGCTGTGGATCGACCTCGCCCGGACGCTGGAGCGTGGCCGGTTCGACGCGATGTTCTTCGCCGACGTCGCGGGACTCTACGGCCCCGCGGACGGCGACTGGGAGGTCAACGCCCGCGAGGGGCTGCAGCTGCCGAGCAACGATCCGTCGGTGCTGCTCTCGGCCCTCGCGGTGAGCACCGAGCACCTCGGCTTCGCCTTCACCAGCTCGGTGCTGCAGTCGCATCCGTTCGACTTCGCGCGGAAGGTCTCGACCCTCGACCACCTCTCGAAGGGGCGGATCGGCTGGAACATCGTCACGAGCGCGCTCGACGGCGCCGCGCGCAACTTCGGCTACGACCGGCTCGAGGAGCACGACGAGCGCTACGCGTGGGCACAGGAGTACCTCGACGTCGTCTACAAGCTGTGGGAGGGGTCGTGGGACGACGGCGCGCTGCTCCGCGACAAGGCGGGCGCGTTCGCCGACGCGTCCCGCATCCACCGCATCGACCACGTCGGGAAGCGCTACCGCGTGCAGGGCCCGCACCTGTCGGCTCCGTCGCCGCAGCGCACGCCCGTGCTGTTCCAGGCCGGCTCCTCCCCTGCCGGTCGGCGCTTCGCCGCGCGCAACGCGGAGGCGCAGTTCGTCTTCTCGGGGTCGCCCGAGAAGACCCGCGAGCTGATCGCCGACACCCGCCGTCTCGCCGCGGAGGCGGGGCGCGAGGCCGACGTGCCGGCTTTCTACCTCGGTCTGTCGTTCATCACGGGCGACACGGAGGAGGAGGCCCGCCGGGCCGAGCGCGAGATCGACGAGTACCTGTCGTCGGACGCGTTCCTCCTGCACTCGAACCTCGGCTTCGATCCGAAGACGGGTGAGAAGCTCGACCCGGACCTGCCCCTGTCGGCGATCGAGACCTACGCCGGCCAGAGCCACCTGCAGTGGATCCGCGACGCCTCGCCCGACCGCGAGCCGACGGTGCGCGATCTCGCGCGGCTGTCGGCGAAGCTCCGCGGCCGCGTGGTCGGCACTCCGGAGCAGATCGCCGACCACCTGGGCGAGTGGCGCGACTCCGGCATCGATGGGATCAACGTCGTGAACTGGATCCTGCCGGGGAGCTACGAGGAGTTCGTCGACCGGGTGATGCCGGTGCTGCAGGAGCGCGGCCTCGCGCAGACGGAGTACGCGGAGGGCACGCTGCGGCGGAAGCTGTTCGGCACCGACGAGCTGCCGTCGACGCATCCGGCGCGGGCCTACCGGGGCGCGTTCGCCTGAGGCCGGTCCGGCCGCACTCCGTCGGGAGGGGGAGGGATCCGGACGCCGGCCCGCCTACCGTGGAGCGATGACCACTCTGCCGAGCACCGTCTTCTTCTCGCTGTACATCGTCGTCGTGGTGGTGGGCGCGGTGCTCGCCGTGGTCCTCGTGGTGCTGCTGTGCCGCCTCGCGATCGCCGCCCGCGAGATGCTGCAGACCACGACGCGGCTCCGCGAGCTGCAGATCGTGCGGCTGCTCGAGGAGGAGGACGACGGGGTTCCGCCGCAGAACCTGAGCTGAGAGGAAGGGATATCGCCTGACAGGCGACAGACCCCCATCTCAGCAGACGTTCTGCGCAGCGGTCGGCCTCCCCTTCCCGTGCGCGGCGGGCGAGACGAGGATGTGCGCATGATCGACATCGAGAACTGGATCGCCGGCTACGAGACGGCGTGGGCGAGCGACGACCCCGCAGACATCGCCGCGCTCTTCACCGAGGACGCCGAATACTTGACGGCCCCGCACCGCGACGCGATCACTCCGCGCGACGCCATCGTGGAGTGGTGGCGAGCGGAGTCGGAGCCGGCCGAGCCGACCTTCGCGTGGGGTCTCGTCGCGCTGACGGACGAGACGGCGGTGGTGCAGGGGCGGACCGTGTACCCGGGAGCGGAGACGTACCTGAACCTGTGGATCATCCGCTTCGCTCCGGACGGGCGGGCGTGCTCGTTCACGGAGTGGTTCATGGAGGAGCCGGCGGACTCGGTCTCCTGAGGGGCGCGGCTGCTGGTCTCGAGACGCCGCTGCGCGGCTACTCGACCAGCACAGGCGGGGTCAGAGCTGAGCGCCCGGGACGGCGAAGGTGTCGCAGTCGACGGCGTCACCCTCGAAGCCGGCCTCGAACCAGCGCTGGCGCTGCTCGGCCGAGCCGTGGGTCCAGCCCTCGGGGTCGACCGTGCCGGTCGCCTGCTCCTGGATCCGGTCGTCGCCGACGGCCGCCGCCGCGCCCAGGGCGTCCTGGTACTCCTGAGCGGTGACCGGCTTGAGGTAGGGCGTGCCCGTCTCGTCGGGGACCGTCGAGGCGTCGCCGACCCACGCGCCGGCGAAGCAGTCGGCCTGCAGCTCGAGGCGCACCGAGTCGGAGTCGGGGCCGGTGCCGGAGCGGTCGGCCGACTCCATCGCGCCGGTCAGGTTCTGGATGTGGTGGCCCCACTCGTGGGCGAGGATGTACATCTGCGCGAGCGATCCGCCCGAGGTGTCGAACCGGGTCCGCAGCTCGTCGAAGAACTCGGTGTCGAGGTAGATGGTCTGGTCCGGCGGGCAGTAGAACGGTCCGACGGCCGCCGTCGCGCCGCCGCATCCGGTGCTCGTCTCGGTGTCGAAGACGATGACGCCGCCCGGAGTCGTGTAGGTCGCGCCGATCGTGCCGGTCGCGGTGCCCCAGTAGCGGTCGAGCGACTCGGCCGCGCCCTCGAGGCGGCAGTCGACCTCGGCGTTGGCGTCGGCGCCGCTGTCGCAGGCGACCGCGGTGCTGGTGATCTGCTCGGGCGACGTGCCGCCTCCGCCGACCAGACCGCCGAGCCCCGAGAGATCCACGCCGAGCAGCTGCGACAGCAGCGCGAGCACGACGACCACGCCTGCGCCGCCGCCGACGGCGATGCCCGTGGTGCGTCCGCGCCGGCGGACCTTGCCGCCGCTGAGCTGGGAGTCGTCGTTGAAGGTCATGCGGTCACGGTAGTGCTCCGGCGCCGCCCGCCGCCGGGGCTTGCGGAGGGGCGGATCAGCCCCAGCGCGACTCGCTCGTGGCGCGGATGATCTCGAGCAGCGCGTCGCGCAGAGGCCCGTGCTCGAGGCTGCCCGGGAACATGTCGACCTCGAGCCGGTGCGCGCGCTGCCACGCCTCGGTGCCCTTCGCGGTCAGCGAGACGAGCTGGCGGCGGCGGTCGGCGGGGTCGCTCCTGCGCTCCACGTGCCCCTCGCGCTCGAGCCGCTCGATGGTGCGCGACATGGTCTGCACCTCGACGTGGGCCGACGCGGCGAGCGCCTTCTGCGCCACGGGACCCCCCTGCAGCAGGTGGAGGACGATGAGGCCCGCGTGGGTCAGGCCGATCTCGGCGAGCGCGCCGTGCCAGGCGTGCTCGACCATGCGGGACGCCGTCGACAGCAGCCGGCCCGTGGGCCAGCTGTCCATCTCCGAGGCGGCGTCCGGGCGCATCCGCTCAGGATAGACCCGGCTGCCGGCCCCCTCTGCTCACTCCGCGAAACGGTCGGTCGCCTCGATGAGCGCGTCCAGGATGCCCGGCTCGTCGAACGCGTGGCCGGCGTCGGCGATGAGGTGGAAGTCGGCCTCGGGCCACGCGCGGTGCAGGTCCCAGGCGGTGAACGCAGGGGTGCACATGTCGTAGCGGCCCTGCACGATGACCGCGGGGATGCGGCGCAGTACCTGGGCGTCGCGGATCAGCTGCCCCTCCTCGAACCAGCCCTGGTGCACGAAGAAGTGGTTCTCGATCCGCGCGAAGGCGAGCGCGAAGGCGGGGTCGGACCAGGCCTCGATCATCTCGGGCTTCTGCAGGAGCGAGATGGTCGACGCCTCCCAGGTGGTCCAGGCGACGCCGGCCGGACCGTGCACGGCAGGGTCCTCGTCGTGCAGGAGGCGGTAGTACGCCTCGATGAAACTGCCGCGCTCGGAGGCGGGGACGACCGCGGTGTAGGACTCCCAGAGGTCGGGGTAGACGGCCGCCGCGCCGCCCTCGTAGAACCACTCGAGCTCGGCGCGGCGCAGGGTGAAGATTCCGCGGAGGACGATCTCGCTGACTCGATCCGGGTGCGTCTCGGCGTACGCGAGGGCGAGGGTCGAGCCCCAGGAGCCGCCGAGGACGAGCCAGGTCTCGATGCCGAGGTGCTCGCGCAGGCGCTCGATGTCGCCGACGAGGTACCAGGTGGTGTTCGTCGAGAGGTCCGCACCGGGCTCGCTGGCGTGCGGGGTCGAGCGTCCGCACATCCGCTGGTCGAAGAGGACGATGCGGTACTTCGCGGGATCGAAGAGGCGGCGGTGGGCGGGCGAGGTGCCGGCGCCGGGGCCGCCGTGCAGGAACACGACGGGCTTGCCGTCGGGGTTGCCCGAGACCTCCCAGTAGACGGAGTGGCCGTCGCCGACGTCGAGCATGCCCGATTCGAAGGGCTCGATCTCGGGGTAGAGGGTGCGCATGCTCGGCACTCTACGGAGTCGCAGTGGCGCGTTCGGCGATCTCGGCGGCGCGGTGCGGGATCGACCGGGCGCGGCGGTGCCTCCGCTCGATCGCCTGACCGGCGTAGGCGGCGGCCACGATCAGGGCGGCCCCGAGGGCGCCGAGAGGCCCGATCGCCTCGCCCGCGAGCACGGTGCCGACCAGCAGCGCCCAGACCGGCTCGGTCCCCATCAGGATGCTCGCCCGCGACGCGGAGGTGCGCCGCACCGCCCAGAGCTGCACGACGAAGGCGAAGACCGAGCAGAGCAGACCCAGGAAGAGCACGTTCCCCCAGGCCGCCGCATCGAGAGCGGCCGCCGCGGCCGGGAGGGAGGGGCCGGCGATCAGCGAGAACGCGCCGGCGCAGACGAGCATCTGCACGAGCACCACGCCGAGCGTGCCGTCGGAGCGATCCCGCGTCAGGTGCCCGCTCGCCGTGACGTGGACGGCGCGGACCACCGCGGCCGCGATCACCAGCGCATCGCCCGGGGCGGGCGCGCGGAGGCCGCCGTCCGAGACGAGCAGCGCGACTCCGACCACGGCCGCAACCGCGGCGACGAAGAACGAGCGCGGGAGCCAGGAGCGGGACGCGAGGCCCTCGAGCACCGGGGTCATCACCAGCGCGAGGCTGATCAGCAGGCCCGCGTTGGTGGCGGAGGTGAGGTGCACGCCCCAGGTCTCGAGGCCGATCACCGCGGCCTGCGAGCAGCCCAGCAGCGCGGCGATCGCGAGTCCCCGGCCGCGAGGGAGCCGCTCGCGGCGCGCGACGCAGAGCAGACCGGTCGCCGCCGCGGCGACGAGGAAGCGGAGGGCGACGGCCGCGGGCACACCGGTCTCGGCGGCCAGGTCCTTCGCCGCGAGGAAGCTCGCTCCCCAGACCGCGGCGACGCCGAGCAGGAGCAGATCGGCGGCGGTGTCGGCGGAGCGGCGTGAAGGCATGGGGCTACTGTCGAGGCCTGGACGATGAAGAACAACGGGCATCGTCTTGATCGACGATGAAGGGAACGCTCATGGATCCGGCGCGACTCCGTCTCCTCCGCGAGCTCGGCGACCGCGGGAGCGTCGCCGCCGTCGCCGCGGCGCTGCACGTCAGCGCCTCGGCCGTGTCGCAGCAGCTCGGCGCCCTGCAGGCCGGGATCCCGGTGCCGCTGACCGTGCGCAGCGGCCGCCGGCTCGTGCTCACCGAGGCGGGCGAGGCGCTCGCCGTCGCGGGAGCGCGGGTGGAGGAGGCGCTGGCCGACGCCCGCGCGGCGGTCGGCTCGTTCCTCGAGCAGGACGACCGGCCCGTGCGGGTCTCGGCGTTCCACAGCGCCGGGCTCACGCTCTTCGGTCCGCTCCTGCGCGCCCTGGGCGAGGGCCAGCAGGTCGCGCTCGCCGACGCCGACGTCGCCCAGGACCGCTTCGCCGGGCTGACCGCCGATCACGACCTCGTGATCGCGCACCGCCTCGCCCACGATCCGGAGTGGCCGACCGCGCGCCTCGTCGTCACTCCGCTGCTCGTCGAACCGCTCGACATCGCCCTGCACGCCGCGCACCCGCTCGCCGGGCAGTCGAGCATCCGGCCCGAGCAGCTCCGCGACGAGCGCTGGATCTCAACGCATGAGGGCTTCCCCCTGGCAGGTGTGCTCGACCACCTCGGCGCGCTGGCGGGGCGGGCCCCGCGCATCGAGCACCGGATCAACGAGTTCTTCGTCGCCGCCGAGGTGGTCCGCACCGGCGCCGCGATCGCGGTCATGCCCCGGGTCACGGCGGCGGCTCTCGCCGTCGACGGCATGGTGCTGCGGCCGGTGGACGGAGTGGCGCTCGTCCGTCACGTGGACGTGCTCGCCCGGCCCGACGCGCTCGCGCACGCCCCGGTGCGGCGTGTGCTCGCGGCGCTGCAGGAGGTGGCTCGCGGTCGGCTGACGTCCCTCAGACCGAGCGGATCCGACGCGAGAGAGGCATGACGTTCAGGTGGGCGGCCGAGCCGCATCGCTCTGCGGGGAGGCGCGGATGGCGGATCGCATCGCCTCGGCCGTCCTGAATCCGGTCTGGCGGGCGACGCGCTGCGCCTCGGTCCGGTCGGGTCTCGCACCGAGGCGGCGGAGAGCCTCACGGGCGCGGATCTCGCGGATCACCGATCGGGGCGAGGAGTCGATGCTGCGGAAGGCGCGTTGGAGTGAGCGCTCCGACACGGAGACGATCCGAGCCAGCTCCTCGACCGAGAAGTCGGGATCATGTGCCCGATCCTCGACCGCGCGAACCGCACGACGCACGAGATCGACGCTCGTCGCCGACGCGCCCGACCAGGGATCGCCCGCCCGGAGTACGGCGACCGTCAGATCCTCGAGGGCGCGACGTGCGGCCGGCCACGCCTCATCGGCCGGTGTCGCCGATCCGGCGAGGAGCGCGTGGCACGCCGCGGCGAGGGTTTCTCTGTAAGCCGTACCGGGAACGAGCGCCGCCGAGCGCGGGCCGGACCTCGCGTCGAGCGGGGACCGCTCCGAGAGAGCCACTTCGATCCTCGCCAGACTCTCGGGAACGGCGAAGGACTCGGCGCTCGACAGCAGAACGGCGTCCCCGCTCTGGACGCGACGGCCGTCCGCCATCACGGCGGCACCGTCCAGCACGAGCAGGAGCAGTGGAGTGGGCCGGGTCTGCATCGCCAGCGTCGTCGCTGTGTTCCAGACCCGCGCGACCGAGAACCCGTCGTCGTGCAACGCGTCCGCGTAGAGGCGCAGAGCAGGATCCGGTGGAACGGTCGCTCCGCGACGACCGAGCCACCCCGCGGCGGACGCGCCCGACAGGGAGAGCCTGCGCTGCGCGGGAGGGAGGTCGGTCGGCATGAGGTCCCGTCGTCATGGGTCGCTCGCGAGGTGAGGGCGGAGTTCGATCGTGCCCACACGGCTCCAGATGCCGCTCGCTGGGCGCTCGACCCGACGGTTCGAACGGGCCGACCCGACAAGACCGTCCGAGGAGTGCCGACCGTCGCCGACTCTGGTCGACGTCATCACCCCTCGAAAGGAACCCGCTCATGAGCGCCTCGAAGAACCTCCCCGTCCCGCCGACCCCCCTTGAGCACGACGGTGCTCCTGTTCTGCGCCGGACGATCGTCGCCGGAGCCGCGTGGACGATCCCGGTCGTCGCCGGAGCCGCTGCCGCACCGCTCGCCGCGGCCTCCGATCCGCAGCCCGTCCAGACCGTCGACCTCGACATCACCTACGCGCAGATGGGCTCCATCGGCGGCACCGTCGCCTACGCCGGCCCGACCGGCGAGCCGGGCTGGGGGCAGAACAGCGGACTCACTCTCCACCTCCAGGTGACCAACAACGGACCAGGGACGGCGACGCAGTTCACCATCGACACCTACTTCGACCC encodes the following:
- a CDS encoding CPBP family intramembrane glutamic endopeptidase — protein: MNPAAFPPPDPSTVAPEEPAVVSTGGWPAPHQAFEPQPSVDTPYSSLLYLPDPRVRWGLPTAVLTIAGIVLPLAVLIVLFGLGVLPYSPALAFAGAFGSYLIGLVVPVLASRLRGLKSLARDYGLTFRWIDVPIGIGLGIAVRIVIVLVLIGFSPFLQEAQGNLALEPDPVWFVLSSVVIPVVVAPIVEEILCRGVVMRAVRNRMLRTKAEAAPPTRGRRVWAAVFSIVASTLVFALLHGHQMVNPATIVTLGVTTVVAGLAHGWIATATGRLGAAIISHATLNGSAVLLLVLVTALG
- a CDS encoding DMT family transporter, which encodes MPSRRSADTAADLLLLGVAAVWGASFLAAKDLAAETGVPAAVALRFLVAAAATGLLCVARRERLPRGRGLAIAALLGCSQAAVIGLETWGVHLTSATNAGLLISLALVMTPVLEGLASRSWLPRSFFVAAVAAVVGVALLVSDGGLRAPAPGDALVIAAAVVRAVHVTASGHLTRDRSDGTLGVVLVQMLVCAGAFSLIAGPSLPAAAAALDAAAWGNVLFLGLLCSVFAFVVQLWAVRRTSASRASILMGTEPVWALLVGTVLAGEAIGPLGALGAALIVAAAYAGQAIERRHRRARSIPHRAAEIAERATATP
- a CDS encoding LysR family transcriptional regulator — protein: MDPARLRLLRELGDRGSVAAVAAALHVSASAVSQQLGALQAGIPVPLTVRSGRRLVLTEAGEALAVAGARVEEALADARAAVGSFLEQDDRPVRVSAFHSAGLTLFGPLLRALGEGQQVALADADVAQDRFAGLTADHDLVIAHRLAHDPEWPTARLVVTPLLVEPLDIALHAAHPLAGQSSIRPEQLRDERWISTHEGFPLAGVLDHLGALAGRAPRIEHRINEFFVAAEVVRTGAAIAVMPRVTAAALAVDGMVLRPVDGVALVRHVDVLARPDALAHAPVRRVLAALQEVARGRLTSLRPSGSDAREA
- the pip gene encoding prolyl aminopeptidase yields the protein MRTLYPEIEPFESGMLDVGDGHSVYWEVSGNPDGKPVVFLHGGPGAGTSPAHRRLFDPAKYRIVLFDQRMCGRSTPHASEPGADLSTNTTWYLVGDIERLREHLGIETWLVLGGSWGSTLALAYAETHPDRVSEIVLRGIFTLRRAELEWFYEGGAAAVYPDLWESYTAVVPASERGSFIEAYYRLLHDEDPAVHGPAGVAWTTWEASTISLLQKPEMIEAWSDPAFALAFARIENHFFVHQGWFEEGQLIRDAQVLRRIPAVIVQGRYDMCTPAFTAWDLHRAWPEADFHLIADAGHAFDEPGILDALIEATDRFAE
- a CDS encoding nuclear transport factor 2 family protein, coding for MIDIENWIAGYETAWASDDPADIAALFTEDAEYLTAPHRDAITPRDAIVEWWRAESEPAEPTFAWGLVALTDETAVVQGRTVYPGAETYLNLWIIRFAPDGRACSFTEWFMEEPADSVS
- a CDS encoding GTP pyrophosphokinase → MLQYKFGMDEIVTKVSILQEEFRELQEYNPIEHVSSRLKSADSLIEKIERKGCDTTFEGISGAITDIAGVRITCSFVSDVYRVFDLLTSQSDVTVLEVKDYIASPKENGYKSLHAIVEVPVFLSGGSVDVCVEVQFRTIAMDFWASLEHKIYYKYDRQVPSELLDGLADAARTAAALDADMERLHKQVRGELPIERPPLRALDV
- a CDS encoding LLM class flavin-dependent oxidoreductase, with the protein product MSSEPRPLRYCAFVMNTASHIQHGLWRHPEARQHEFDDVQLWIDLARTLERGRFDAMFFADVAGLYGPADGDWEVNAREGLQLPSNDPSVLLSALAVSTEHLGFAFTSSVLQSHPFDFARKVSTLDHLSKGRIGWNIVTSALDGAARNFGYDRLEEHDERYAWAQEYLDVVYKLWEGSWDDGALLRDKAGAFADASRIHRIDHVGKRYRVQGPHLSAPSPQRTPVLFQAGSSPAGRRFAARNAEAQFVFSGSPEKTRELIADTRRLAAEAGREADVPAFYLGLSFITGDTEEEARRAEREIDEYLSSDAFLLHSNLGFDPKTGEKLDPDLPLSAIETYAGQSHLQWIRDASPDREPTVRDLARLSAKLRGRVVGTPEQIADHLGEWRDSGIDGINVVNWILPGSYEEFVDRVMPVLQERGLAQTEYAEGTLRRKLFGTDELPSTHPARAYRGAFA
- a CDS encoding uracil-DNA glycosylase family protein, producing MRAPLLGYQSVQEWLGEEVLTLADVWPESLRAVVVGLNPAPASVDAGHYYQGKTGQRQLGRLVDAGVMSRPPARHFEEVALAAGIGFTDVVKRPTRSEGGVGAIEIEYGRRTLNDKLAALDVPLVICVFRHPVGALLGDEGRPGLQAGRTEWGAMVFRLPGPFDERDRAAAVMATLPPLLS
- a CDS encoding MarR family winged helix-turn-helix transcriptional regulator, translating into MRPDAASEMDSWPTGRLLSTASRMVEHAWHGALAEIGLTHAGLIVLHLLQGGPVAQKALAASAHVEVQTMSRTIERLEREGHVERRSDPADRRRQLVSLTAKGTEAWQRAHRLEVDMFPGSLEHGPLRDALLEIIRATSESRWG
- the ypfJ gene encoding KPN_02809 family neutral zinc metallopeptidase; translation: MTFNDDSQLSGGKVRRRGRTTGIAVGGGAGVVVVLALLSQLLGVDLSGLGGLVGGGGTSPEQITSTAVACDSGADANAEVDCRLEGAAESLDRYWGTATGTIGATYTTPGGVIVFDTETSTGCGGATAAVGPFYCPPDQTIYLDTEFFDELRTRFDTSGGSLAQMYILAHEWGHHIQNLTGAMESADRSGTGPDSDSVRLELQADCFAGAWVGDASTVPDETGTPYLKPVTAQEYQDALGAAAAVGDDRIQEQATGTVDPEGWTHGSAEQRQRWFEAGFEGDAVDCDTFAVPGAQL